The window AGACTATCTAACATTGATAATGGAACTGCGGTCGGTTCCGTTTGCCCTGATATTGATCACGTAGCGGCCTGAGGGGAGGTTCTGGCTGCATGCCTTGGTAGCTTCGAAGTAGGTGGTGTTCTTACCTAAGGTTAGAACTTCCTTGCCCAACATGGAATAAACCTTGACGCTTGCCTGGTAATTCTTTTCGGCGTGGGTGAGGCTAGGGCTCCCCATATTAGAATCGCCCAGCAAGTTGACCTGGAAGTTTGTGCTTGGGGCTGCTTCACTGAGCGACATCAGTGAAGTAGCCAAAACTGCTGCTGTCAGATATCTCTTCATTCTACTATAACTCCACTCGTCTGCTGTTGTTAAGTCGCAGAC of the Fibrobacter sp. UWH6 genome contains:
- a CDS encoding T9SS type A sorting domain-containing protein, which translates into the protein MKRYLTAAVLATSLMSLSEAAPSTNFQVNLLGDSNMGSPSLTHAEKNYQASVKVYSMLGKEVLTLGKNTTYFEATKACSQNLPSGRYVINIRANGTDRSSIINVR